Proteins from one Clupea harengus chromosome 17, Ch_v2.0.2, whole genome shotgun sequence genomic window:
- the wasf3b gene encoding wiskott-Aldrich syndrome protein family member 3b encodes MPLVKRNIEPRHLCRGELPEGIGSELECVMNNTLSAIIRQLSSLSKHAEDIFGELFNEANTFYLRANSLQDRIDRLAIKVTQLDSTVEEVSLQDINMKKAFKSSTHQDQQVVSKSSVPIPVKEMYNLSDKPPPLNILSSYRDDGKEGLKFYTDPSYFFELWKEKMLQDTEDKRKEKRRQKDKKDCVDGTLQRQVKKVRKARNRRQEWNMMAFDKELRPDHRHTQSLHRGGSSEGSLSPENRAHAADHMDHCYPNTPNHAHTYSGPPPSLLGLTGHGPAGMEHDPRGGPMAYRSGTLGRPHQAPPPPPPTDTMNGSMVLPPVDYSMDYMNTGPPPPPPGPLIPSAQTAFAMPPMGPGLPTAHLGPMSSAMGYMSPPPPVSGPMVAPPPPGPPPPPPSFNHAAAPKAPPVPSEAEPATDARSDLLAAIRMGIQLKKVQEQQEQQAKREPVANDVATILSRRIAVEYSDSEDDSDLEDNDWSD; translated from the exons ATGCCACTGGTGAAGAGGAACATCGAGCCCCGGCACCTGTGCCGTGGGGAACTGCCAGAGGGTATCGGCAGCgagctggagtgtgtgatgaacaacacactctcagccATCATCCGCCAGCTCAGCAGCCTCA gtaaACATGCGGAGGACATCTTTGGGGAGCTTTTTAATGAAGCCAACACCTTCTACTTGCGGGCCAACTCTCTTCAGGACCGCATTGACCGGCTGGCCATCAAGGTGACCCAGCTGGACTCCACTGTGGAGGAGG tctcTCTTCAGGACATAAACATGAAGAAGGCGTTTAAGAGCTCTACCCACCAGGACCAGCAGGTGGTGTCCAAGAGCAGCGTTCCTATCCCAGTCAAGGAGATGTACAACCTGAGTGACAAGCCCCCACCACTCAATATACTCTCTTCGTACAG GGATGACGGTAAAGAGGGCCTGAAGTTCTATACAGACCCGTCGTACTTCTTCGAACTGTGGAAGGAGAAGATGCTGCAGGACACGGAAgacaagagaaaagagaagaggcgACAGAag GACAAGAAAGACTGTGTGGACGGAACCTTACAGCGGCAGGTGAAGAAGGTGCGCAAGGCTCGGAACCGCCGCCAGGAGTGGAACATGATGGCCTTCGACAAGGAGCTGCGCCCAGACcaccgacacacacagtcactgcacCGTGGAGGGTCCTCCGAGGGATCCCTGTCCCCAGAGAACAG AGCTCATGCTGCAGACCATATGGACCACTGCTACCCCAACACCCCCAACCACGCCCACACCTACTCGGGCCCGCCTCCAAGCCTGTTGGGCCTCACTGGCCACGGGCCCGCTGGCATGGAGCATGACCCAAGGGGCGGGCCTATGGCGTACCGAAGCGGCACATTGGGCCGGCCCCAccaggctcctcctcctccacccccgaCGGACACGATGAATGGATCCATGGTCCTCCCCCCAGTAGACTACAG caTGGATTACATGAACACCGggcccccacctcctccccccggCCCCCTCATCCCTTCAGCACAGACTGCCTTCGCCATGCCCCCTATGGGCCCGGGCCTGCCCACTGCCCACCTTGGACCAATGAGCTCAGCCATGGGCTAcatgtctcctcctccaccggTGTCTGGACCAATGGTGGCACCACCCCCACCCGGGCCCCCGCCTCCGCCCCCTAGTTTCAATCATGCTGCCGCCCCAAAAGCTCCCCCGGTTCCTAGCGAGGCCGAGCCCGCCACCGATGCCCGCAGTGACCTGCTTGCTGCCATCCGCATGG GCATCCAGCTGAAGAAggtgcaggagcagcaggagcagcaggccaAGCGGGAGCCCGTGGCGAACGACGTGGCCACCATCCTGTCACGCCGCATCGCCGTCGAGTACAGCGACTCCGAGGATGACTCCGATCTGGAGGACAACGACTGGTCCGattag
- the gpr12 gene encoding G-protein coupled receptor 12, producing the protein LYYALTYNSERTAAFTYTMLVLLWGLSLCLGLLPVTGVNCLGEESTCSVVRPLTKNNVAVLSVSFLLLFGLMLQLYVQICKIVMRHAHQIALQHHFLAATPHYVTTRKGVSTLAIILGTFAACWMPFTVYSLIADYTYPPLYTYATLVPATYNSVINPVIYAFRNQEIQKALWLICCGCIPASVAQRARTPSDV; encoded by the coding sequence CTGTACTACGCCTTGACCTACAACTCGGAGAGGACGGCCGCCTTCACCTACACCATGCTAGTTCTCCTGTGGGGCTTGTCACTGTGCCTGGGCCTGCTGCCCGTCACGGGTGTCAACTGCCTGGGCGAAGAGTCCACCTGCAGCGTGGTGCGGCCACTGACCAAGAACAACGTGGcggtgctctctgtctctttcctcctgCTGTTCGGACTCATGTTGCAGCTGTACGTGCAGATATGCAAGATAGTCATGCGTCATGCCCACCAGATCGCCCTACAGCATCACTTCCTGGCCGCTACACCTCACTATGTCACCACGCGGAAAGGTGTGTCCACGCTCGCTATTATACTGGGCACTTTCGCTGCGTGCTGGATGCCGTTCACCGTCTACTCGCTGATCGCTGACTATACCTACCCGCCGCTTTATACCTATGCCACCCTGGTGCCCGCCACCTACAACTCCGTCATCAACCCTGTCATCTATGCCTTCCGCAACCAGGAGATCCAGAAGGCGCTGTGGCTGATCTGCTGCGGATGCATCCCTGCCAGTGTGGCACAGAGGGCCCGCACCCCCAGCGACGTCTGA
- the pdx1 gene encoding pancreas/duodenum homeobox protein 1, translating to MCTCVVRNPRASATMNREDHFYPPVQLYKDSCAYQRPQSEDFNQSPPPCLYMGRQTQSVYGSPSVGTLDHTSLPDIASYSIPMREDPVVQHLQHSQAPPAHLQSVGGYGDPPDLCADRNRYHLPFPWMKSTKSHAHTWKGQWTGPYMVEVEENKRTRTAYTRAQLLELEKEFLFNKYISRPRRVELALTLSLTERHIKIWFQNRRMKWKKEEDKRRVRAGDPEQDSSITSGDLKEEPCVPGAPAAPSSPLHGLGSSVPRDAA from the exons ATGTGCACCTGTGTGGTTCGGAATCCCCGGGCCTCGGCAACCATGAATCGGGAAGACCATTTCTACCCTCCCGTGCAGCTCTACAAAGACTCCTGCGCCTACCAAAGACCTCAGAGCGAGGACTTCAACCAGAGCCCGCCGCCGTGTCTCTATATGGGCAGACAGACTCAATCCGTCTATGGCTCGCCCTCCGTGGGCACCCTTGATCATACGAGCCTGCCTGATATTGCTTCATACAGCATACCTATGCGGGAAGATCCGGTCGTCCAGCACTTGCAGCACTCCCAGGCACCACCGGCCCACCTGCAATCGGTTGGAGGCTATGGAGACCCTCCTGACCTCTGTGCTGACAGGAACAGATACCACCTACCCTTTCCTTGGATGAAGTCCACAAagtctcacgcacacacttggAAAGGACAATGGACAG GCCCTTacatggtggaggtggaggagaacaaGAGGACGCGGACGGCCTACACGCGCGCCCAACTGCTGGAGCTCGAGAAGGAATTCCTCTTCAACAAGTACATCTCGCGGCCAAGGCGCGTGGAGCTGGCGCTGACGCTCAGCCTCACCGAGAGACACATCAAGATCTGGTTCCAGAATCGCCGCATGAAGtggaagaaagaagaggacaAGAGGCGAGTCAGGGCAGGGGACCCCGAGCAGGATTCCTCTATAACCTCCGGGGACCTGAAAGAGGAGCCTTGCGTCCCGGGAGCGCCTGCGGCACCGTCCTCACCTTTGCATGGCTTGGGTTCCTCGGTCCCCCGTGACGCTGCGTAA